CCAGCTCCTGCTTGAACATCTGCCCCATGACGTGGGCCAGGCCCTCGGCAGACTTGAGCACCACGTTTCCCGTGAATCCATCGGTCACCACCACGTCGGCCGCGCCGGGAAAGATGTCGCGCCCCTCCACGTATCCTACGTAGTGGAGGCTCGAGTGCTTGAGGGCCTGGTGGGCGCTGCGGGTGAGCTCGGTGCCCTTGCTCTCCTCCTCCCCGTTGGAGAGCACCCCCACCCGGGGGCGCTCCACCTGGAGCACATACCGGCAGAAGACCTCCCCCATGATGGCGAAGTGGACGAGGTGGATGGGCTTGCACTCCACGTTGGCCCCCACGTCGAGGAGCACGGTGGAGCCCGTCAGGGTGGGGAGCACCGCGGCAATGCAGGGCCGCTCCACTCCGGGCAGCCGCCCCAGCACCAGCATGGCGATGGCCATGGCCGCCCCGGAGTTGCCGGCGCTCACCGCGGCGCGGGCTTCTCCGGCCTTGACCAGGTCGAACGCCACCCGGAGCGAGGAGTCGCGCTTGCGCCGCAGGGCGTGGGATGGGCTCTCCTGCATGCCCACCACCTCGGAGGCGTGGCGCACCGTCAGGGGCAGGTCGCCCGCCCCGTGGCGCTTGAGGAGATCGTGCACCGCCTCCCGGTCGCCCACCAGGATCACGTGGGTACCGTACTCCCGGGCGGCCTGCACGGCCCCCTCCACCACCGCCTCGGGGGCGTGGTCGCCCCCCATGGCGTCGACGGCAATTCGCATGGGCGCGGATCAGGCCCCAGGGTGGAAGCTCAGCTCTCTTCCTCGGCGATCCGGATCACTTCCCGCCCCTTGTATGTACCGCACGCGGCACAGACCCGATGGGGCTGCTTGGGCTCCCGGCACTGGGGGCAACGATCGAGGTTGGGCGCCGAGAGGGCGAGGTGCGAGCGGCGCTTGCGCTTGCGCGCCAGAGACGTACGGTTCTGGGGAACGGCCATGGTCCTCTCCTTGGTTGCCGGGGCGCGTGCCTCCGGACGGATCAGCTCCGTCGCGCCTTGCCCCAGGCTTCGAGGGCTTGAAACGGGCTCGGTTGCGCCGCCTGTGCACATCGGCAGGCGGTTCGGTTTCGGTCGGCGCCGCACTGGGGACACAGGCCGCGGCACTCGGGCCGGCAGACCGGGTGCGGCTCGAGCTCCAGGAAGAACTGCTCGGCGACCACCTCGGACAAATCCAGGGTTCCACCCGGGATCCGCTGCACGTCCAGGTCCTCTCGGCGCAGCTCCCACTCGCCGGGCTCCGGGGCGCCCTCGCGGGTGAAAGCGGCATGGACCTCGGCCGTCACCGGCGCGGGGAACACACCGAGGCAGCGAACGCAACGGTACGCAACCCGGGTCTCCAGGCGCCCCAGGACGAAGACCTCGGAGCCCGCGGGCAGTACCCGGATCTCGGCGGTCAGGGCCGCCGCCGCCCCCACCTCCTCCCACCCCGCCTCGGCCAGGGCCGCCCCCACGTCCTCCTGGGGAAAAGACAGGGAGTACTTCTGCCCCTCGGGCGGGAGATGGGCCACGGGCACGGGAGTCGGTTGCAGCACACCACCTCCGCCGGGTCGGGCAAAGAGCCCGCCATTATAGGTGGAGGCTCCCCCCAGTCAAGCCCTAATTCGTCGGCGCACCGGGCGAGCGCCTCCGTGCGGCAGGTCGTGGGGACCGTGGTTCCAGCGAGACTGCGCCGCAGGCCGCCGACGTGTGACGGCCCCTTCGCTCCCATCGCTATCGCTGTCGCTATCGCTGTCGCTATCGCTGTCGGCATCGGTATCGGCATCGCGTTCGGCGACGCGTCGATACCGATAGCGACACCGATACCCGACTGCGTGACCTCGTCCTTCCTTTCTGTCCCGGGGCACCGAGCCCCCTTGACGACGCGGCGCGTTTGGGCAAGCTGGAGCAGGTTGGTGTTGGCATCGGCAAACGAGATTTGTTGCAATCAAATTTCGGCGGGCATACCATCGGGCCATCGGGCAGAGGAGCGAAGCACGGCCATGGCAAAGAAGATCGATCCAGCGGTGGAAGACCTGGGCATCGGCGCCAAGATCCGCGATCTGCGCCAGAAGCGGCGATATACCCTGCAAGACCTCTCCGCCAAGACCGGGCTTTCCAAGCCGCTCCTCTCCCAGGTGGAGAACGGCCACGTGATGCCGCCGGTGGCGACGCTGCTCAAGATCTCCCGGGCCCTCGACGTGAACATCTCCCACTTCTTCCAGGAGGAGGAGAAGGAGGAGAAGATCGCGGTCACCCGCGCGTCCGAGCGCCAGCGACTGACCCGGCGGGCCCACCAGGACGCGAGCGAGGTGGGCTACCTCTACGAGTCCCTCGAGCTGCAAAAGAGCCGCAAGCACATGCAGCCCTTCCTGGTGACCTTCGACACCATGGACAAGAAGGACATGGTCTTCTACTCCCACGAGGGAGAGGAGTGCATGTACGTGCTCTCCGGGGAGATCGAGTTTCGCACCCCCGACGAGCTGCGCACCTTGAAGCCCGGGGACTGCCTGTACTTCGAATCGGACGTGGCCCACGCCTTCCGCGGCGTGGGAGGGGGACCGGCCCAGGCCCTGGTGGTGGTCTACACGGGGGAGAAGGGGTAGGGCGTGGTCGAGGTCCGCTTCCACGGGCGGGGCGGGCAGGGCGCGGTGGTCGCCTCCAACGTGCTGGCGGTTGCCTGCTTTCGCGAAGGGAAGTACGTACAGGCCTTCCCCGCCTTCGGCGTCGAGCGACGGGGCGCCCCCGTGGAGGCCTACCTGCGCATCGCCCCCTCGAAGATCCACCTGCGCACCAACGTCTACGCCCCGGACCACGTGGTGGTGCTCGACCCCACCCTGGTCGGGGCGGCCAACGTGACCCGGGGCCTGAAGGGGGGAGGCGTCCTGCTCCTCAACACCGACCGCCTCCCGGGAGACTTCCCCGAATTCTCGGCCTTCCGGGTAGCCACCGTGGACGCTAGCCCCATCGCCCTCCGCCACGGGCTCGGGTCCCGAACCCACCCCATCGTCAACACCGCGATCCTGGGGGCCTTCGCCCGGGCCACGAGCCTGGTTTCCCTGGGCGCGGTGTGCCAGGCGATCCGGGAGGAGGTGCCCTCCCACCACGAGGCCAACGTGGCCGCGGCCCGGGAAGCCTTCGACCGGGTGGCCCCCGGGGGGGTGTCCCCATGAGCCCCGTGGCGTTTCGGGGCGCCGCGGACCTGCCCCTCTTTTCGCGCTCCGCCGACACCATGCTCTGGAACCGCACGGGCTCCTGGCGATTCCTTCGGCCCCGCTACCAGGACAAGGTGGCGCCCTGCGCCGAGGCGTGCCCGGCGGGGGAGGACATCGCCCGGGTGCAGTTCCTGGCGGGGCAGGGGGCCTTCGAGGAGGCGTGGCTGCGCATCCGGGAGGAAAACCCCCTGCCCGGGGTGTGCGGCCGGGTCTGCCACCATCCCTGCGAGGCCTCCTGCAACCGCGGCGAGTATGATGCGCCGGTATCCGTGAACTCCCTGGAGCGCCACCTGGCCGACCACGCCCGGCGGCAGGGCCTCACCCCGCCCCCCGCGTCGGGGCCCCCGTCGGGCAAGCGGGCCGCCGTGGTGGGGGCGGGGCCGGCCGGACTGGCCGCGGCCTTCTTCCTTCGCCGGCTGGGCCACGGGGTGGACCTCTTCGACGCCCGTGAGGAGCCCGGGGGGCTCCTGCGCTACGCCATCCCCGAGTACCGCCTGCCCATCGACGCCCTGGCGTGGGAGGTGGGCCTGGTCCTGGGGGAAGGGGTCCGCTTCCATCCCCGCCGACGCCTGGGGCAGGACCTGGGGTGGGACGATCTCGGAGGCTACGACGCGGTCTTCCTGGCCACGGGCCACTGGACCCCGACCCGCCTGGGAATCGAGGGGAAGGAGCTCGCCCGGGACGGCCTGGCCTTCCTGGAGGCCGTACGCCGAGGGGGGGCACCTCCCGTGGCCGGGCCCGTCGCGGTGGTGGGGGGCGGAAACACCGCCCTGGACGTGGCCCGCACCCTGCTGCGGCTGGGGGCGCAGCCCACCGTGTACTACCGTCGCCGGGTCCAGGACATGCCCGCCCTCCCGGATGAGCTCGAGGAGGCCCGGGAGGAGGGCATCCCGGTGCGAACCCTCCTGGCGCCCCGAAGGCTCGAGGCGGCGGGGGCGGGAGGCCTGCGCCTGACCCTTGCCACCATGGCGAGCCTGGAGGTGGAGGCGGGCGCGGGAGGGCGGCCCCGGGTGGTTCCCTCCGGGCATCCGGACGTGGTGGTGGAGGTCTCCGCGGTGTTCGCGGCCGTCGGGGCCGGCCCCTCGGAAGGGCTTTCCCCCGCTGCCCTGGAGGCAGCGGCCGGGGAAGCGGCGGGCCTTCACCTGCGGCGCGTCGCGCCTCGGGGGGAGTGGGCGGCCCGGCCCCCT
The sequence above is a segment of the Thermodesulfobacteriota bacterium genome. Coding sequences within it:
- a CDS encoding FAD-dependent oxidoreductase; translated protein: MSPVAFRGAADLPLFSRSADTMLWNRTGSWRFLRPRYQDKVAPCAEACPAGEDIARVQFLAGQGAFEEAWLRIREENPLPGVCGRVCHHPCEASCNRGEYDAPVSVNSLERHLADHARRQGLTPPPASGPPSGKRAAVVGAGPAGLAAAFFLRRLGHGVDLFDAREEPGGLLRYAIPEYRLPIDALAWEVGLVLGEGVRFHPRRRLGQDLGWDDLGGYDAVFLATGHWTPTRLGIEGKELARDGLAFLEAVRRGGAPPVAGPVAVVGGGNTALDVARTLLRLGAQPTVYYRRRVQDMPALPDELEEAREEGIPVRTLLAPRRLEAAGAGGLRLTLATMASLEVEAGAGGRPRVVPSGHPDVVVEVSAVFAAVGAGPSEGLSPAALEAAAGEAAGLHLRRVAPRGEWAARPPVFLGGDLVNERKAVVTAIASGKEAAVVLDAHLRGREPAAAWP
- a CDS encoding XRE family transcriptional regulator, whose amino-acid sequence is MAKKIDPAVEDLGIGAKIRDLRQKRRYTLQDLSAKTGLSKPLLSQVENGHVMPPVATLLKISRALDVNISHFFQEEEKEEKIAVTRASERQRLTRRAHQDASEVGYLYESLELQKSRKHMQPFLVTFDTMDKKDMVFYSHEGEECMYVLSGEIEFRTPDELRTLKPGDCLYFESDVAHAFRGVGGGPAQALVVVYTGEKG
- a CDS encoding 2-oxoacid:acceptor oxidoreductase family protein, with translation MVEVRFHGRGGQGAVVASNVLAVACFREGKYVQAFPAFGVERRGAPVEAYLRIAPSKIHLRTNVYAPDHVVVLDPTLVGAANVTRGLKGGGVLLLNTDRLPGDFPEFSAFRVATVDASPIALRHGLGSRTHPIVNTAILGAFARATSLVSLGAVCQAIREEVPSHHEANVAAAREAFDRVAPGGVSP
- a CDS encoding DUF177 domain-containing protein, which produces MLQPTPVPVAHLPPEGQKYSLSFPQEDVGAALAEAGWEEVGAAAALTAEIRVLPAGSEVFVLGRLETRVAYRCVRCLGVFPAPVTAEVHAAFTREGAPEPGEWELRREDLDVQRIPGGTLDLSEVVAEQFFLELEPHPVCRPECRGLCPQCGADRNRTACRCAQAAQPSPFQALEAWGKARRS
- the rpmF gene encoding 50S ribosomal protein L32, which translates into the protein MAVPQNRTSLARKRKRRSHLALSAPNLDRCPQCREPKQPHRVCAACGTYKGREVIRIAEEES
- the plsX gene encoding phosphate acyltransferase PlsX, which codes for MRIAVDAMGGDHAPEAVVEGAVQAAREYGTHVILVGDREAVHDLLKRHGAGDLPLTVRHASEVVGMQESPSHALRRKRDSSLRVAFDLVKAGEARAAVSAGNSGAAMAIAMLVLGRLPGVERPCIAAVLPTLTGSTVLLDVGANVECKPIHLVHFAIMGEVFCRYVLQVERPRVGVLSNGEEESKGTELTRSAHQALKHSSLHYVGYVEGRDIFPGAADVVVTDGFTGNVVLKSAEGLAHVMGQMFKQELGRTLFSKMGYLLARGAFRKIRNRLDYAETGGAPLLGVNGVGIVSHGSSDARAIKNAIRVAHEFAERRVNLHMMQVLEKNQDLEGWAVPKERRFWAQLKDKIIHPRREEPDEG